A stretch of the Ignavibacteriota bacterium genome encodes the following:
- a CDS encoding sigma-54-dependent Fis family transcriptional regulator codes for MEHEVEFLKERLKELEELTQLSQALSSTIEVDETLRTIIESCSTLCRASYALLSLLDPQSSEIVKTLVRSREHEKPTLDHRLHSLITGWVITNKQALRTENILELMKYKNPPESIKHIGPVLALPLAIEGKTIGVLSLANRLGERSFSDDTYRVAQIVSSLAAQFIRRARLHETLFEDNVRLKTELQRQFGNRTIVGETPAIKEVMNKVSIVASSTATVLLIGETGTGKELIARAIHTNGNRASKPYIAINCAAIPASLFESELFGHERGAFTGALEKRLGKFELANHGTIFLDEISEMPGELQPKLLRVLEERTFTRVGSAQEIQLDIRLIAATSVDLPQAVHDGKFREALFHRLNVIPLHLPPLRERREDIPLLANVFMEEFSRGLKHFSPDGLKFLQQREWKGNIRELRNTVERISIFVPSKEITSEQITSLGIAPEIKSTETNNSLFDSMLSENQSGEDVLSSLEKKMVQLAINKTSGNISQAAKLLGIDRNALQRRLEKFGL; via the coding sequence ATGGAACACGAAGTAGAATTTCTTAAAGAGCGACTGAAAGAATTGGAAGAACTCACTCAACTTTCACAAGCGCTCAGTTCAACCATTGAAGTAGATGAAACGCTTCGTACAATTATTGAATCGTGTTCGACGCTATGCAGGGCGTCGTACGCGCTTCTTTCCTTGCTTGACCCGCAATCATCGGAAATTGTCAAAACCCTCGTCCGCAGTCGTGAGCATGAAAAACCTACCCTTGACCATCGTCTTCATTCATTGATTACCGGTTGGGTGATTACCAATAAACAAGCGCTCAGGACGGAAAACATCCTGGAGTTGATGAAGTACAAAAATCCGCCTGAAAGCATCAAACACATCGGACCTGTCCTCGCATTGCCACTTGCAATTGAAGGAAAAACAATTGGCGTATTAAGCCTTGCCAATCGTCTCGGCGAGCGGTCGTTCTCCGATGACACATACCGCGTTGCACAAATTGTTTCATCGCTTGCCGCACAGTTTATCAGGCGGGCGCGTTTGCACGAAACATTGTTCGAGGATAATGTACGATTGAAAACCGAACTTCAAAGACAATTCGGCAACAGGACAATCGTCGGTGAGACTCCTGCAATCAAAGAAGTGATGAACAAAGTTTCCATCGTTGCTTCCTCTACGGCGACAGTATTGCTCATCGGTGAAACCGGAACGGGAAAAGAGTTGATTGCACGGGCAATTCATACAAACGGCAACCGGGCAAGCAAACCGTACATTGCGATCAACTGCGCGGCAATTCCTGCCTCGTTGTTTGAATCGGAACTGTTCGGACATGAACGGGGCGCGTTTACCGGAGCGCTCGAAAAGCGACTCGGGAAGTTCGAGCTTGCCAATCACGGAACAATCTTTCTCGATGAAATTTCAGAAATGCCGGGCGAACTGCAACCGAAACTATTGCGCGTCCTTGAAGAGCGGACATTCACACGCGTTGGCTCGGCGCAGGAGATTCAACTTGATATCCGGTTGATTGCCGCGACGAGCGTTGATTTACCTCAGGCGGTTCACGATGGAAAATTCCGCGAAGCGCTCTTCCATCGTTTGAATGTTATTCCTCTTCATCTCCCGCCGTTGCGTGAACGGAGAGAAGATATTCCTCTCCTTGCCAATGTTTTCATGGAAGAATTTTCCCGCGGACTTAAACACTTCTCCCCCGATGGATTAAAGTTCCTTCAACAACGCGAATGGAAAGGGAACATCCGCGAACTACGGAACACCGTGGAACGGATTTCCATTTTTGTCCCCTCAAAGGAAATCACCTCCGAACAAATTACATCGCTCGGCATCGCTCCGGAAATAAAAAGCACGGAAACGAACAACAGTCTCTTCGATTCGATGCTTTCGGAGAACCAATCCGGCGAAGACGTTCTCTCTTCGCTCGAAAAAAAGATGGTTCAACTTGCTATCAATAAAACTAGCGGAAATATTTCTCAGGCGGCAAAACTTCTCGGCATAGACCGGAACGCTTTGCAACGACGCTTAGAGAAATTCGGACTATAA
- a CDS encoding tetratricopeptide repeat protein gives MPATPNQHTGSPESVRKLAAIMFTDIVSFSKQMGKDEHATLNLLDIHNRIVSEIIGKHAGRIIKSIGDAFFVEFDSSVSAVMCAIEAQTSLKEYNEAHPDENPIVIRIGIHVGDVVKKNNDLFGDGVNIAARIQPKAEPGGICISEDVARQVRGKINLPMVKAGVGDLKNIDIPIVLYHIELPWQKIQPQPEQPTKNVPSSKKKMVVALGIVLVAIALGSFGYWFFSKRISVPAGERSLVVLPFQNASEPANDFLVNGITDEINNHVSKIPGALVIVKSATQKYRGTNFSNDNIAERFGVRFVLSGSVQMTSSQLNISATLYDAKEKAVLWEEHFEKPRSEIMNAGESIESKIFELFDVQEDVRNLHSKTISPDAYEAYLRGLHQLTKQGSSENALAVEYFSEAISKQPDFLGASLLLAESKVRQYEKGWDVSIELLNDAESIVKNILQKEQTNAQAFAIYGSIEQLRANQLKALEYYQRAIALDEHNVAALTRNAILYLYNLGEPAKAVTYLKRVYEINPNDGLISSNLGVGYAQLQNYSEAKRMFWKAVELEPNIDDPWINLGVAYERLGLTDSAMFCYERAIEIEPTKVLTYENVLPLLLSLRQYSTAESLVTTGMKVLQGSHELFYFLGLTNEYLGKKADAEQSFNQGLRMVKMKTEKNPGLADYYMYESLFQAKLKVRTEALSAAQKAIDLDSTNPYAIMNRAKVAAMFGMKEDVLRWYQQARSMNSDFDASYLTTAIEFEQYRNDQDVLLIARTK, from the coding sequence ATGCCAGCAACTCCCAATCAACATACCGGTTCTCCCGAAAGCGTTCGCAAACTCGCCGCCATCATGTTCACTGACATCGTCAGTTTTTCCAAACAGATGGGGAAAGATGAACATGCAACGCTCAATCTTTTGGATATTCACAACAGGATTGTTTCTGAAATTATCGGGAAACATGCGGGGAGAATTATCAAGAGCATCGGTGATGCATTCTTTGTGGAGTTCGATAGTTCCGTCAGTGCCGTTATGTGTGCGATTGAAGCACAAACCTCGCTGAAGGAATATAACGAAGCGCACCCCGATGAAAACCCGATTGTCATCCGTATCGGCATCCATGTCGGCGATGTGGTGAAGAAGAACAACGACCTCTTCGGCGACGGAGTGAATATCGCCGCACGCATCCAGCCGAAAGCGGAACCGGGAGGGATTTGCATTTCGGAAGATGTTGCCCGTCAGGTGCGGGGCAAAATCAATCTCCCGATGGTGAAGGCGGGAGTTGGAGATTTGAAAAACATTGATATTCCCATCGTTCTCTATCATATTGAACTCCCGTGGCAGAAAATACAACCCCAACCCGAACAGCCGACGAAGAACGTTCCATCCTCCAAGAAAAAAATGGTTGTGGCGTTGGGAATTGTTCTTGTTGCGATTGCGCTTGGTTCGTTCGGCTACTGGTTTTTCTCCAAACGAATTTCTGTTCCAGCGGGAGAACGTTCGCTGGTTGTGTTGCCGTTTCAAAATGCCAGCGAACCAGCCAATGATTTCCTTGTTAATGGAATCACGGATGAAATCAATAATCATGTGTCAAAAATTCCGGGAGCGCTCGTCATTGTAAAATCAGCAACTCAAAAATATCGGGGGACGAATTTTTCAAACGATAATATTGCAGAGCGGTTTGGTGTCCGGTTCGTTCTTTCGGGGAGCGTCCAAATGACCTCCTCGCAACTCAACATCTCCGCAACGTTGTATGATGCAAAAGAAAAAGCCGTTCTGTGGGAAGAACATTTTGAGAAACCCCGTTCGGAGATTATGAACGCAGGAGAAAGTATTGAATCGAAAATATTTGAACTGTTTGACGTGCAGGAAGATGTTCGCAATCTCCACTCTAAAACCATTTCTCCGGATGCATACGAAGCATATCTCCGCGGATTACATCAACTAACAAAACAGGGAAGCAGTGAGAACGCCCTTGCTGTAGAATATTTTTCAGAGGCAATCAGCAAGCAACCGGATTTTCTCGGCGCATCGTTGTTATTGGCAGAATCCAAAGTACGTCAATATGAAAAGGGGTGGGACGTGAGCATTGAATTATTGAACGATGCTGAATCTATCGTGAAAAATATATTGCAAAAAGAACAGACCAATGCACAGGCATTTGCAATCTATGGAAGCATCGAGCAACTTCGCGCCAACCAGTTGAAAGCATTAGAATATTATCAACGGGCAATAGCGCTGGATGAACATAATGTCGCGGCGTTGACGCGCAACGCGATTCTTTATCTTTACAATCTTGGAGAGCCTGCCAAGGCAGTTACCTATCTCAAGCGGGTGTATGAAATAAATCCGAACGATGGTCTCATCTCGTCCAATTTAGGTGTTGGATATGCACAGTTACAAAATTATTCTGAGGCAAAGCGCATGTTCTGGAAAGCAGTTGAACTCGAACCAAACATTGATGACCCGTGGATTAATTTGGGTGTTGCATACGAACGGCTCGGACTTACCGATAGTGCCATGTTTTGTTATGAACGAGCAATTGAAATCGAACCGACGAAAGTTTTAACGTATGAAAATGTTTTACCGTTACTTCTCTCCCTGCGCCAATATTCAACCGCAGAATCCCTTGTTACGACAGGAATGAAAGTCCTTCAAGGAAGTCATGAACTTTTTTATTTTCTTGGTTTGACAAATGAGTATCTCGGAAAAAAGGCGGACGCGGAACAATCATTCAACCAAGGTCTTCGCATGGTGAAAATGAAAACGGAAAAGAATCCGGGTCTTGCCGATTATTATATGTATGAAAGTTTGTTTCAAGCAAAACTCAAAGTCCGCACAGAAGCGTTGAGTGCGGCTCAAAAAGCAATTGACCTTGATTCGACAAATCCCTACGCAATAATGAACAGAGCAAAAGTTGCCGCGATGTTCGGAATGAAAGAAGATGTGTTGCGTTGGTATCAGCAAGCACGTTCGATGAATTCTGATTTCGACGCTTCGTATCTTACAACAGCCATTGAGTTCGAACAGTACCGCAACGACCAGGATGTATTGTTGATTGCGCGGACGAAATAA
- a CDS encoding carboxypeptidase regulatory-like domain-containing protein, with the protein MKTFLYLFLFFALAVASLQANQVTIRVVDQNGVEIPGSTVYIQAVDAWFYNGNVATLSSGNYSVKIYPGVNSHEQNALGRIQELVVDANTSEASFEWQTVSTTCYVRDQAGEVIPGSGFDAGANYQWMNSGSPIVLPISDESVYPTMLGSWVNGFPFWIRPAINGVMLHQYQLGRSEEHIEIATGMGPLNFEWQTVSTTAFVRDQYGSIIPGSGFDATGYYGGYEWITSGTEVTLPITDELIYPTMGGSFINGLTFWVRPAINGIILHQYQLGRTEEHIEISFGMGPINFEWQMVSTTAFVSNQHGEVIPGSGFDVTGIYGGYEWIPSGDPVVVPSTDESIYPTMSGSFIHGLKFWIRPAIDGAMLHQYDLGRTEENVEITVNMQPINFEWMYMRCPLSLVNENESDIGCSFIRVLGVYNYGLFLKDEVFALPVTDESLYPTIAGNFINGITLELNPGGINEGTATFEVTSSLEFSPSFVTLGGNQYGLRCGVPDPHLLTDPSTFGSDAVLIDFEGFPNGTQITNQYESMGVSFALTSGGGPSIITTTRPRQFDPQGFACLSNNNPTAPLPRPDLVLNFSTQVNKLGFEIFTNTGDDLRLKLMLSNDGTIIYEQCFVTNLNFRFIGVTGYTFDKVIVDATETVNGVLRLDNLRFESTCTNGTSAIEGTVSSNCSTQNQDLLGVPVDVFDVATGALSASTTTNANGYYSFDEMNAGEYLVSVHTPLGYSTLSSEIPVSLPCGDEATVNFELSCSNASGSPRGIGFWKHQFAVATGEKGAAQIDGATLCNSLDIIQEHFNEHPLNAVVVYAPPSSSGCTDKLLAGKSVMNLKGSVSKISQARQHLFAFLLNVASGFIHQASVISADGATVAQAITYCDNLIDNSGGNYEIAKNIAETINEGGTVAAGIIPLSTPDVRYKTGVEELKPLPTQFILEQNYPNPFNPSTVINYQLPMESRVTLQVYDVLGKEVATLVEGVQAGGFRSVEFHSDGLPSGLYFYKLLATPLHGEAEPFSQIRKLTLTK; encoded by the coding sequence ATGAAAACGTTCTTATATCTTTTTCTTTTTTTCGCGCTTGCAGTAGCGAGTCTGCAAGCAAACCAAGTAACGATTCGGGTGGTTGACCAGAATGGGGTCGAGATACCCGGCTCAACTGTTTATATTCAGGCAGTTGATGCATGGTTCTACAATGGAAATGTGGCAACACTTTCATCAGGAAACTATTCAGTCAAAATTTATCCCGGAGTTAACAGCCACGAACAGAATGCCTTGGGACGAATACAGGAACTTGTTGTGGATGCAAACACTTCAGAAGCAAGTTTTGAATGGCAGACAGTCTCTACCACATGTTACGTTCGTGACCAAGCTGGCGAGGTAATTCCCGGTTCAGGATTTGATGCAGGCGCCAATTATCAATGGATGAATTCCGGATCGCCAATAGTTCTCCCAATCTCAGACGAATCTGTATATCCAACCATGTTGGGTTCGTGGGTTAATGGGTTCCCTTTTTGGATACGCCCGGCAATAAACGGTGTGATGTTGCATCAGTACCAACTGGGTCGTTCAGAAGAACATATAGAGATTGCAACTGGCATGGGCCCACTCAACTTTGAATGGCAAACCGTTTCGACGACGGCGTTTGTACGAGACCAGTATGGTAGCATAATTCCTGGTTCTGGTTTTGATGCCACCGGTTATTACGGCGGATATGAGTGGATTACTTCCGGAACAGAAGTCACCCTCCCAATTACCGATGAATTAATCTATCCAACAATGGGAGGTAGTTTTATCAATGGCTTAACATTCTGGGTACGCCCGGCAATTAATGGAATTATTTTACATCAATATCAACTTGGCAGGACTGAGGAACATATTGAAATATCATTTGGAATGGGTCCAATAAATTTCGAATGGCAGATGGTTTCGACAACTGCATTTGTTAGCAACCAACATGGTGAAGTAATTCCCGGTTCCGGTTTTGATGTAACGGGAATCTATGGAGGATATGAATGGATCCCGTCTGGTGACCCAGTCGTTGTTCCTAGTACCGATGAATCAATTTATCCAACGATGAGTGGAAGTTTTATTCATGGTTTGAAATTCTGGATTCGACCAGCGATAGATGGGGCAATGCTTCATCAATACGATCTTGGTCGTACAGAAGAGAATGTTGAAATCACTGTAAACATGCAACCAATTAACTTTGAGTGGATGTATATGCGATGCCCTCTCTCATTGGTGAATGAAAATGAATCTGATATCGGTTGTTCCTTTATCCGAGTTCTGGGTGTTTACAATTATGGACTTTTTTTGAAAGACGAAGTATTTGCTTTGCCTGTAACCGATGAATCGTTGTACCCCACAATTGCAGGCAATTTCATAAATGGGATTACACTTGAACTTAATCCGGGAGGAATCAACGAAGGAACAGCCACATTCGAAGTTACAAGTTCATTGGAATTCAGTCCGTCATTTGTCACGCTCGGTGGTAATCAATATGGCTTGCGGTGCGGTGTACCGGATCCGCATCTCTTAACCGACCCGTCAACATTCGGTTCCGACGCAGTATTAATTGACTTCGAAGGATTTCCTAATGGAACACAAATTACCAACCAGTATGAAAGTATGGGTGTTTCATTCGCATTGACTTCAGGCGGTGGTCCGAGTATTATTACCACAACGCGACCGCGCCAATTCGACCCGCAAGGATTTGCATGCCTTTCGAATAATAACCCAACTGCCCCGCTTCCACGACCTGACCTGGTTTTGAATTTCTCGACGCAGGTTAATAAACTCGGATTTGAAATTTTTACAAATACCGGAGATGACCTGCGACTGAAACTGATGTTAAGTAATGACGGCACAATCATCTATGAACAGTGCTTTGTTACCAATCTCAATTTCAGATTTATAGGAGTTACGGGCTACACGTTTGATAAAGTAATTGTTGATGCTACAGAAACCGTGAATGGCGTGTTACGCCTCGATAATCTTCGGTTTGAATCAACGTGTACCAACGGAACAAGCGCAATTGAAGGAACGGTTTCCTCCAATTGTTCAACGCAGAACCAAGACCTTCTCGGCGTACCGGTTGATGTCTTTGATGTTGCAACGGGAGCGTTATCCGCTTCAACAACAACCAATGCAAATGGCTACTATTCGTTCGATGAGATGAATGCAGGCGAGTATCTTGTATCCGTTCATACGCCGTTAGGGTACTCCACGCTCTCTTCCGAAATTCCTGTTAGCTTACCCTGCGGCGATGAGGCAACGGTGAACTTTGAACTGAGTTGCTCAAACGCTTCAGGTTCGCCGCGCGGTATCGGCTTCTGGAAACATCAGTTTGCCGTTGCAACCGGAGAGAAAGGAGCGGCACAAATTGACGGAGCCACACTTTGTAATTCCCTTGATATCATTCAGGAACATTTCAATGAGCATCCGCTCAATGCCGTTGTTGTGTACGCCCCTCCAAGTTCGTCAGGTTGTACCGATAAATTGCTTGCAGGAAAATCGGTGATGAACCTTAAAGGTTCGGTTTCGAAAATATCTCAGGCTCGTCAGCACCTTTTTGCTTTTCTGTTGAACGTTGCATCGGGATTTATCCATCAGGCATCCGTCATCAGCGCTGACGGCGCAACGGTTGCTCAGGCAATTACCTATTGTGATAATCTCATAGATAATTCCGGCGGCAACTATGAAATTGCAAAAAATATCGCGGAAACAATCAATGAAGGGGGCACGGTTGCGGCTGGCATCATCCCTCTATCCACTCCCGATGTTCGGTACAAAACCGGAGTAGAAGAACTCAAGCCATTGCCAACACAATTTATTCTTGAACAAAATTATCCCAATCCGTTCAATCCTTCAACAGTTATCAACTATCAACTGCCAATGGAGAGCCGCGTAACATTACAAGTGTATGATGTACTCGGAAAAGAAGTTGCTACGCTTGTTGAAGGCGTTCAGGCAGGAGGATTCCGTTCGGTGGAATTTCACTCAGATGGTTTACCGAGTGGATTGTATTTCTACAAACTTCTGGCAACTCCGCTTCACGGAGAAGCAGAACCGTTTAGTCAAATAAGGAAACTTACTTTAACAAAGTAG
- a CDS encoding T9SS type A sorting domain-containing protein translates to MNRSLLFITIILLMFFSLTALSQVTTSWQSVYPYPTGNDLYDVHAFDANNIIAIGDGGTLVRSTDGGLTWRANIKIGGKFGGLRSMSFQGSVGIAVGRLGALLKTTNSGFDWQDKSFNDMGQLDGVVYKPDGVAFAVGLYGKIINSTDNGNTWTSQPLFTTRHLRSISFGDLNFGMVVGDSNTIYRTTNGGLSWLQISIGTGPDNPLRKVHCLDSSSAIVVAGSELFRTGNKGDGWAGYNFESGRPSGATIRSISISVLNSATLLVGHGLSGSHYITRSTDYGVTWSWFDFGKDISPNGIAYINANDAIAVGSGGAIFKSSDGGVTWEEKSKGGGDVYHGIDFLDGMRGVAVGSNGRIVKTTDGGENWFALPPGNPPHPWSGDDNGSYHSYSTVKYLNDSTIAVAGGLGAFAITTDTGNSWHNITWNTHAAEIKDMHFLDRQKIIAVGTYGSFPNTTVRIIKSTDGGTTWNGISHAYESTSGWLYDVFFIDSLNGYTVGDVGSYPTFSPILLRTTDAGNSWIDNSANLPSQGSMKGLHFLDSSNGWLVGMTGTYPTAIPTVLQTTNGGTSWLSKSLPYFNSALNRVKFINSTTGFAVGFSRRDPVQSTVNDVPAGYPALYYTTNGGNTWLIQSVASSYLKEIAFVERNGHQLGFSAGSGIFCSVVLPLNIKLWVGDVDSSWSNADNWDPVGIPSKVDSVVIQPAGTNPVIDIPMDQVIIGSLYVRGGGRLSISSGVSSVIVKGDVTVNGTLKVATDAMPNFIVGGSWKGNKVSLQKASVLDEGFVPGNSTVVLNGKGETFGKFYTLIVDSSADVQSSGNITIQNRIAIIKALSLRPEDTLEVENTEAQALAGEGYIVNGTIRRALATASTETYNFESEKTYLKFNGTGTYPSKIAVTTRAKETPRAFSLRWKTVTNSVRSVEQNTVTGQDILPETKWALGIPKLTLKNSSLVSAEGIPRVARMLSIEKSGTSNAKAELSMRYDESELDNPLVEDSLVLLQGPYVAKMVKDKWNLVSLPVATAKAQKDSVFPTAVSSAFAFNNGYVEQTSLAPGGGYWLKFSGEQEAEVMGYDKEYLSIPVTAGWNIVGALSYELQADAVTSSPSDIIESNFFAYDNGYATTTALKPMEGHWVKVSQEGELRFDVNAFAKTTKFREARAVLENEMNVLTVSDAEGSKQNLYFGTSAKLTAKTLALYQMPPAPPQGVFDARFSNQRIVATPETEKESVTKILLTSERYPVTLKWEGTHSSSSTILTIDGKKIILNGKGSHVLYEPAGSIELRMPPVQERTLPQEFTLEQNYPNPFNPATTINYALPADAKVTLKIYNTLGQLVATLVDEVQEAGYQSKLWDASNVGTGVYFYRLEAASVGATEKSFTQHKKMLLVK, encoded by the coding sequence ATGAATCGTTCTTTACTTTTTATCACTATCATTTTGTTGATGTTCTTTTCACTCACCGCTTTATCTCAAGTAACAACGAGTTGGCAGTCGGTTTATCCGTATCCTACCGGTAACGATTTGTACGATGTTCATGCCTTCGATGCAAACAACATTATAGCAATTGGAGACGGAGGGACACTTGTCCGTTCAACAGATGGAGGATTGACGTGGCGTGCTAATATTAAGATAGGTGGTAAATTCGGTGGGTTACGGTCAATGTCTTTTCAAGGTTCCGTTGGGATTGCCGTAGGAAGATTAGGTGCTTTATTGAAAACTACAAATAGTGGATTCGATTGGCAAGATAAATCATTCAATGATATGGGACAATTGGATGGGGTTGTTTACAAACCAGATGGAGTTGCCTTTGCTGTTGGATTATATGGAAAAATAATAAACTCAACTGACAATGGGAATACGTGGACAAGTCAGCCATTATTTACCACAAGGCATCTTCGCAGTATTAGTTTTGGTGATTTAAATTTTGGAATGGTTGTAGGTGACAGTAATACAATCTATAGAACTACCAATGGCGGGTTGAGTTGGTTACAAATCTCTATTGGAACAGGACCCGATAATCCGCTACGGAAAGTACATTGTTTAGACTCCTCTTCTGCTATTGTTGTCGCAGGCAGTGAACTTTTCAGAACGGGAAATAAGGGGGACGGTTGGGCGGGTTATAACTTCGAAAGCGGACGGCCTTCGGGGGCAACTATCAGGTCTATTTCGATTTCTGTATTAAATTCTGCCACACTGCTCGTGGGGCACGGACTTTCCGGAAGTCATTATATTACCCGTTCGACGGACTACGGAGTTACATGGAGTTGGTTTGATTTTGGCAAAGACATTTCACCGAATGGAATCGCATACATAAATGCTAATGATGCTATCGCTGTTGGAAGCGGAGGGGCAATTTTTAAAAGTTCAGATGGTGGAGTAACATGGGAAGAAAAATCAAAAGGCGGCGGAGATGTTTATCATGGAATTGATTTTCTCGACGGTATGAGAGGTGTAGCCGTTGGCTCAAACGGACGTATCGTGAAGACCACTGATGGAGGAGAAAACTGGTTTGCACTTCCTCCCGGTAACCCTCCTCATCCTTGGTCAGGAGATGATAATGGAAGTTATCATAGTTACTCTACGGTGAAATATCTTAATGATTCAACGATAGCAGTGGCGGGAGGGCTTGGCGCCTTTGCAATCACGACTGATACAGGAAATTCTTGGCATAACATCACATGGAATACGCATGCGGCGGAAATAAAAGATATGCACTTCTTGGATCGTCAAAAGATTATTGCGGTCGGCACATATGGTTCATTTCCGAATACGACAGTAAGAATAATCAAATCAACAGATGGGGGAACTACGTGGAATGGAATTTCTCATGCATATGAATCCACAAGCGGATGGTTATATGATGTTTTCTTTATTGATTCACTGAATGGATATACGGTTGGGGATGTCGGCTCTTACCCTACGTTCAGTCCAATTCTTCTTAGAACGACAGATGCTGGAAATAGTTGGATAGATAACTCAGCGAATCTTCCCTCGCAAGGCTCTATGAAGGGTCTTCATTTTCTTGATTCTTCAAACGGTTGGTTGGTTGGTATGACTGGAACATATCCTACTGCTATACCGACTGTTTTACAGACAACAAATGGAGGTACGTCGTGGTTATCGAAATCGCTTCCATATTTTAATTCTGCATTGAATCGAGTTAAATTTATCAATTCAACAACAGGATTTGCCGTAGGGTTTTCAAGAAGAGATCCGGTTCAATCTACAGTTAATGATGTGCCTGCTGGGTATCCCGCATTATATTATACAACCAATGGCGGTAATACATGGTTAATACAATCTGTGGCATCAAGCTACCTTAAAGAGATAGCATTTGTTGAAAGGAATGGACATCAACTTGGTTTCAGTGCTGGCTCGGGAATTTTTTGCTCTGTCGTTCTTCCGCTCAATATTAAACTATGGGTAGGAGATGTTGATTCTTCATGGTCAAATGCAGATAATTGGGACCCGGTTGGAATTCCCTCGAAAGTTGATAGCGTGGTTATTCAACCAGCCGGAACAAATCCTGTGATAGATATACCTATGGACCAAGTAATTATCGGCTCGCTCTATGTTCGCGGTGGTGGAAGATTATCAATTAGCAGTGGTGTTTCTTCAGTAATTGTTAAGGGAGATGTGACGGTGAACGGTACCTTGAAAGTGGCAACGGACGCAATGCCGAACTTTATCGTCGGAGGTTCATGGAAAGGAAACAAAGTCTCGCTCCAAAAAGCATCTGTATTGGATGAAGGATTTGTTCCGGGCAATTCCACAGTGGTGTTAAACGGCAAAGGCGAAACGTTTGGAAAATTCTATACACTCATCGTTGATTCTTCTGCTGATGTTCAAAGTAGCGGAAACATTACTATTCAAAATCGCATTGCGATTATCAAAGCATTGAGTTTGCGTCCCGAAGATACGCTTGAAGTGGAAAATACGGAAGCTCAGGCTCTTGCCGGTGAAGGATATATTGTCAACGGAACTATTCGGCGTGCATTAGCCACAGCATCGACAGAAACATACAATTTTGAAAGCGAAAAAACCTATCTCAAATTCAACGGCACAGGAACGTATCCATCGAAGATTGCAGTAACAACGCGGGCAAAAGAAACACCGCGAGCATTCAGCCTGCGGTGGAAGACAGTTACCAATAGTGTACGAAGTGTTGAACAAAATACTGTAACGGGTCAGGATATTCTCCCGGAAACCAAGTGGGCGTTGGGAATTCCGAAACTCACGTTGAAGAATTCATCGCTGGTAAGTGCGGAAGGAATACCACGCGTAGCCAGAATGTTGAGCATCGAAAAATCGGGAACAAGCAATGCTAAAGCAGAACTTTCGATGCGCTATGATGAATCTGAACTCGACAATCCGTTAGTCGAAGATTCATTGGTGTTATTGCAAGGACCGTACGTCGCAAAAATGGTGAAAGACAAATGGAACTTGGTCTCGTTGCCTGTTGCCACGGCGAAAGCGCAGAAAGATAGTGTGTTTCCAACGGCTGTTTCGAGTGCGTTTGCATTCAACAACGGATATGTCGAGCAAACTTCTCTGGCTCCCGGCGGCGGATACTGGCTGAAGTTCTCCGGCGAACAAGAAGCCGAAGTCATGGGATACGATAAAGAATATCTCTCCATTCCCGTGACTGCGGGTTGGAATATTGTCGGTGCGTTAAGTTACGAGTTGCAAGCCGATGCAGTAACTTCCTCTCCGTCCGATATTATCGAATCGAATTTCTTTGCTTACGATAACGGATACGCAACGACCACAGCATTGAAACCGATGGAAGGTCATTGGGTGAAAGTAAGTCAGGAAGGCGAACTCCGGTTCGATGTCAACGCGTTTGCCAAAACTACAAAGTTCAGAGAAGCGCGTGCAGTATTGGAAAACGAGATGAACGTGCTGACGGTGAGTGACGCAGAAGGTTCCAAACAGAATCTCTATTTCGGAACATCGGCAAAGTTGACTGCAAAAACATTAGCATTGTATCAGATGCCGCCCGCGCCGCCGCAGGGAGTGTTCGATGCGAGATTTTCTAACCAGAGAATCGTTGCAACTCCCGAAACGGAAAAAGAATCTGTAACAAAGATTCTTCTGACTTCGGAACGTTATCCTGTTACACTCAAGTGGGAAGGAACACATTCTTCTTCCTCAACTATATTAACCATTGACGGGAAGAAAATTATCCTGAACGGGAAAGGTTCCCACGTGTTGTATGAACCTGCCGGTTCCATCGAACTCCGCATGCCTCCTGTTCAGGAACGAACACTGCCGCAAGAGTTTACATTGGAACAGAACTATCCGAATCCGTTCAATCCGGCAACAACAATCAACTACGCGTTACCTGCCGATGCGAAAGTAACATTGAAGATTTACAACACGCTCGGTCAACTTGTCGCCACGCTTGTTGATGAAGTGCAGGAAGCAGGATATCAATCGAAACTCTGGGACGCATCGAATGTTGGAACGGGTGTGTATTTCTACCGGTTGGAGGCGGCGAGTGTTGGGGCGACAGAGAAATCATTTACGCAACACAAGAAAATGCTTTTAGTCAAATAA